The Vulpes lagopus strain Blue_001 chromosome 14, ASM1834538v1, whole genome shotgun sequence genome window below encodes:
- the ZNF84 gene encoding zinc finger protein 84: MTMLQEALSFEDLFVDFTQKEWQLLDGRQKDLYKDVMLENYSSLVSLGYEVVKPDVIFRLEQGEEPWIGAGELSSLDCPEQVLQVNGHMTWHQDNQEKLRNMKQDDECDAFGKKINLSMNLIPLRKSNSEDDVDGLLLKRHLDLLIPKADYGKTEPDGLSVFDKLFLHTKPEETDTWLKYYEYDKYKISSKKSQIIIYHRTRLGEKLYECSECRKRFTKKSSLIKHQSRHIREIAYGCGKCGKTFPQKSQFITHHRTHTGEKPYDCGQCGKAFSQKSQLTSHQRTHTGEKPYECGECGKAFSRKSHLISHWRTHTGEKPYGCSECGRAFSEKSNLINHQRIHTGEKPFECRECGKAFSRKSQLVTHHRTHTGTKPYGCSDCRKAFFEKSELIRHQTIHTGEKPYECSECGKAFRERSSLINHQRTHTGEKPHVCIQCGKAFSQKSHLISHQMTHTGEKPFVCSKCGKAFSRKSQLVRHQRTHTGEKPYECSECGKAFSEKLSLTNHQRIHTGEKPYVCSECGKAFCQKSHLISHQRTHTGEKPYECTECGKAFGEKSSLATHQRTHTGEKPYGCRDCEKAFSQKSQLNTHQRIHTGEKPYECSLCRKAFFEKSELIRHQRTHTGEKPYECSECGKAFREKSSLINHRRTHTGEKPFECSACGKTFSRKSHLIPHQRTHTGEKPYGCSECRKAFSQKSQLVNHQRIHTGEKPYQCHECGKAFSQKSQLINHQRTHTVKNS; encoded by the exons ATGACCATGTTACAG GAAGCATTGTcatttgaagatttatttgtGGACTTCACGCAGAAGGAATGGCAGCTCCTGGATGGCAGACAGAAGGACTTGTACAAGGATGTAATGTTGGAGAACTATAGCAGCCTCGTTTCACTGG GGTATGAAGTTGTGAAACCTGATGTCATCTTCAGGTTGGAGCAAGGAGAAGAGCCGTGGATAGGAGCTGGAGAACTCTCAAGTTTAGACTGTCCAG aaCAAGTCTTGCAAGTAAATGGTCACATGACATGGCACCAAGATAACCAGGAGAAGCTTAGAAATATGAAACAAGATGATGAATGTgatgcatttggaaaaaaaatcaatctgagcATGAACTTGATTCCTTTAAGGAAATCAAACAGTGAAGATGATGTAGATGGATTACTTTTAAAACGTCACTTAGATTTACTTATTCCAAAAGCAGATTATGGAAAAACAGAACCAGATGGCTTAAGTGTATTTGATAAATTGTTTCTGCATACCAAGCCTGAGGAAACTGATACTTggttaaaatattatgaatatgataaatataaaattagcTCTAAGAAGTCACAGATTATCATATATCACAGAACTCGTTTAGGGGAGAAACTCTACGAATGCAGTGAATGTAGGAAACGCTTCACTAAGAAATCCAGTCTCATTAAACATCAGAGCAGACATATAAGAGAGATTGCTTATGGCTGTGGGAAGTGTGGCAAAACCTTTCCCCAGAAGTCACAGTTTATTACACATCACAGAactcatacaggagagaaaccttatgaTTGTGGccagtgtgggaaagccttctcCCAAAAGTCACAGCTCACATCACATCAGagaacacacacaggagagaaaccatatgaatgtggtgaatgtgggaaagccttctcCCGGAAGTCACACCTCATATCACATTGGAGGACACACACAGGTGAAAAACCCTATGGGTGCAGTGAATGTGGAAGGGCCTTTAGTGAGAAGTCCAATCTTATTaatcatcagagaattcatacaggagagaaaccttTTGAATGTAGagagtgtgggaaagccttcagcaGGAAGTCGCAACTTGTTACTCACCATAGGACTCATACAGGGACAAAACCCTATGGATGTAGTGATTGTAGAAAAGCCTTCTTTGAGAAGTCCGAGCTCATTAGACATCAGAccattcatactggagagaagccTTATGAATGCAGTGAATGTGGCAAAGCCTTCAGAGAGCGGTCGAGTCTCATCAACCACCAGAGAACTCACACGGGAGAGAAGCCTCATGTGTGCATtcagtgtgggaaagccttctcCCAGAAGTCACATCTCATATCCCATCAGATgactcacacaggagagaaaccctttGTATGCAGtaaatgtgggaaagccttcagtaGGAAATCTCAGCTTGTTAGGCATCAGAGGACTCACACAGGAGAAAAACCCTATGAATGCAGTGAGTGTGGGAAAGCTTTCAGTGAAAAATTAAGCCTTACTaatcatcagagaattcatacaggaGAAAAGCCCTATGtctgcagtgaatgtgggaaggcGTTTTGTCAGAAGTCACATCTCATATCACACCAGAGgactcacacaggagagaaaccctatgaatgcacggagtgtgggaaagcctttggTGAGAAGTCAAGTCTTGCAACTCACCAGAGAACTCATACGGGAGAAAAACCATACGGGTGCAGGGATTGTGAAAAAGCCTTCTCCCAGAAGTCACAACTGAATACTCACCAGAGAatccacacaggagagaaaccctatgaatgcaGTCTTTGTAGGAAAGCTTTCTTTGAGAAATCAGAATTAATTAGACATCAAAGAACTCACACAGGAGAAAAACCGTATGAATGCAGTGAGTGTGGGAAAGCTTTCAGGGAGAAGTCAAGCCTCATCAATCATCGGagaacacacacaggagagaaaccctttGAGTGCAGCGCATGTGGCAAAACCTTTTCTCGGAAATCACACCTAATACCACATCAGAGGACa